A genomic stretch from Chroococcidiopsis sp. SAG 2025 includes:
- a CDS encoding transposase, protein MKIIDSQSPPLTTRRASYLIVKRQENRKSEDTKLLEQIVAEHPDLAVAVELADEFLQLLRQQKADGFEKWLMQAMQSSLKPFEQFAQGLLEDYAAVKASMMSNVSNGAVEGLNNRLKMLKRQMYGRAGLALLSKRFILAG, encoded by the coding sequence GTGAAAATCATCGACTCACAGTCTCCGCCTTTGACGACTCGTCGAGCGAGTTATCTAATCGTCAAGCGGCAAGAGAATCGTAAGAGCGAAGACACAAAACTGCTGGAGCAGATCGTGGCAGAGCATCCAGACTTGGCAGTAGCAGTTGAGTTAGCGGATGAATTCTTGCAACTACTGCGTCAGCAGAAAGCTGATGGGTTTGAGAAGTGGCTGATGCAGGCGATGCAGAGTTCATTAAAACCCTTTGAGCAGTTTGCACAAGGGTTGTTAGAGGACTATGCTGCGGTAAAGGCGAGCATGATGTCAAATGTGAGTAATGGTGCAGTTGAGGGATTAAACAATCGCTTAAAGATGCTGAAGCGACAGATGTATGGACGAGCCGGATTAGCATTACTCAGCAAACGTTTCATCCTGGCTGGTTGA
- a CDS encoding transposase has translation MLDTSNVFLTGVVLEALSQWSSRLKAFQQKLGKHFARSEARLAAYDYIQALLSPVERKNGWQMAEQVGYSNPYRFQHLLGRAQWNADAVCAEIRKYAVEHLKSETDILAIDETGFLKQGEQSVGVQVQYYGTTGHLENCQVGVFMSYISDKGHTLIDRRLYLPRTWME, from the coding sequence ATGCTTGATACATCCAACGTGTTTTTAACAGGTGTTGTATTAGAAGCGCTCTCCCAATGGAGCAGTAGATTGAAAGCGTTTCAGCAAAAACTGGGAAAGCACTTCGCTCGTTCTGAAGCACGTCTTGCAGCGTATGACTATATCCAGGCACTACTAAGCCCAGTTGAGCGGAAGAATGGATGGCAAATGGCAGAACAGGTAGGGTATAGCAATCCCTATCGCTTCCAACATTTACTAGGACGGGCGCAGTGGAACGCGGACGCAGTGTGTGCAGAAATTAGAAAGTATGCAGTGGAGCATTTGAAGAGTGAAACAGATATTTTGGCAATTGATGAAACAGGTTTTCTGAAGCAAGGAGAGCAGTCAGTAGGCGTACAGGTGCAGTATTATGGCACAACTGGACATTTGGAGAATTGCCAGGTAGGTGTGTTCATGTCCTACATTAGCGACAAAGGACATACGTTGATCGATCGCCGTTTGTATCTACCGCGCACATGGATGGAGTGA
- a CDS encoding phage tail protein: MAGNQSKPTSNYLQYLPATLQTDWDLGQFLLAFEQILSGLPTKPQIVEPDTTDSPDSPDSPGLEASIDEIHTYFDPKETPAEFLPWLASWVALSLREDWEETVKRNFIHGIVPLYQKRGTKDGLIEMLRLYLVNPQEKISVYEFDPPAHYFQVELELTSQDLEAYRRKEKIARAIIEQEKPAHTFYALQIKMPTMRLVSQKLAEREGKDWRITMLRITNDTTYPNRTILGTILGSSTQKPQEKPQATG; this comes from the coding sequence ATGGCTGGCAACCAATCTAAGCCCACAAGTAATTACCTGCAATATCTTCCCGCCACGCTCCAAACAGACTGGGATTTGGGACAGTTTTTGCTGGCATTTGAGCAAATCCTCAGCGGTTTGCCCACTAAACCTCAAATCGTCGAGCCAGACACCACCGATTCCCCCGATTCCCCCGATTCGCCTGGGTTAGAAGCCTCGATCGACGAAATTCACACCTACTTTGACCCGAAGGAAACCCCAGCAGAATTTCTGCCCTGGCTGGCGAGTTGGGTTGCCCTCAGCCTGCGAGAAGACTGGGAAGAGACAGTCAAGCGCAACTTCATTCACGGAATTGTGCCGCTGTACCAAAAACGAGGCACTAAAGATGGACTGATTGAAATGTTGCGACTCTATTTAGTCAACCCGCAAGAAAAGATTTCTGTTTATGAATTTGACCCGCCTGCTCACTACTTTCAAGTGGAATTAGAGCTCACCAGCCAGGATCTAGAAGCCTACCGTCGGAAAGAAAAAATTGCCCGCGCCATCATCGAGCAAGAAAAACCCGCCCATACGTTTTATGCGTTGCAGATCAAAATGCCCACCATGCGGCTCGTTTCTCAAAAGCTAGCTGAGCGCGAAGGCAAAGATTGGCGCATAACGATGCTGAGAATTACAAACGATACCACTTATCCCAACCGAACGATTTTAGGCACGATTTTAGGCAGCTCAACTCAAAAACCTCAAGAAAAACCTCAAGCTACAGGTTAA
- a CDS encoding IS1 family transposase (programmed frameshift), which produces MHCPLCSHPKAHKHGKTSKGSQRYRCSNCKQTFTNTFDTIYYRRQVSEEKVRIVLQSHCEGTSLRGISRVSGLSYNTGVSLIRAASQKAQLAHNAEVQNVETDAIAADELWSFVKKQRQCLPEELEVGDCWIALSLTQLNGLILAGRVGKHTDELAEELVHSTQAKTNCKEWHTDGWGGYERVFDDEVEHYISKALTQRLERTNGIVRQQTGRWHRRQNKFSKLWQQTKVTLRLLISYFNWIWVHSRLGTTAAQRADLTSEPWTWEDIAVYPTLC; this is translated from the exons ATGCATTGTCCTTTATGTAGTCATCCCAAAGCTCATAAACACGGGAAAACCAGTAAAGGTAGCCAACGATACCGTTGCTCAAACTGTAAGCAAACATTTACCAACACCTTTGACACAATTTACTATCGTCGGCAAGTGAGTGAGGAAAAAGTGCGGATTGTTTTGCAATCGCATTGTGAGGGCACCAGCTTACGTGGTATTAGTCGGGTAAGCGGGCTGTCCTACAACACAGGAGTCAGTTTGATCCGAGCTGCAAGCCAAAAAGCACAACTGGCTCACAACGCCGAAGTACAAAATGTCGAGACAGATGCGATTGCGGCGGACGAATTATGGTCATTTGTG AAAAAACAACGACAGTGCCTGCCAGAAGAACTCGAAGTAGGAGATTGTTGGATTGCCCTCAGCTTAACTCAATTAAACGGTTTGATTCTCGCTGGCCGTGTAGGAAAGCATACAGATGAGTTGGCGGAAGAATTAGTACACAGCACCCAAGCTAAGACCAATTGCAAAGAATGGCATACGGATGGCTGGGGTGGCTACGAACGAGTATTTGATGATGAGGTCGAGCATTACATTAGTAAAGCACTGACGCAACGGTTAGAGCGAACCAATGGCATTGTACGTCAACAAACTGGGCGCTGGCATCGAAGACAGAACAAATTCAGCAAGTTATGGCAGCAAACCAAAGTTACCCTACGCTTACTTATCAGCTACTTCAACTGGATTTGGGTGCATTCTCGTTTAGGGACTACAGCTGCTCAAAGGGCAGACCTAACCTCAGAACCTTGGACTTGGGAAGATATTGCTGTTTATCCCACACTTTGCTGA
- a CDS encoding ATP-binding protein has translation MTPLETLLPLLERLDGLIERAIAVAQTLHNADRSEEVDCLLEREPGVPLFELSHSTADRINRGSRLDWLLHTFALTEFDLDAIIIALAPHLDRRYERLYAYLQDDPRCYRPSVDLALNLLCETAVDKLEQRSHFTSDAPLMRHHLLHLVGDSTLLAKELHLDGQVVRFLLAESGLDPVLAPFCQLIQSPESEAIVTPELLAQVHQAWQTQQPLRLYFQGRDRISHRHTANRLANEIATPLLSVDLPRLIAAKVEVESILERVFREAMFQGALLYLEGVESLEGMADRRLRSLLATRQTVTLLSGTNAWTPGVTEPPLGLVTIAFPLPSFARRRHDWQTQVSEAIGETDLDALADRFCLSSGQIAEAIATARNVAQSIGKPLSLNHLFTAARAQSGHELEGLARKIEPKSSWNNLVLQPDPLAQLKELCNQAKHRHIVYGDWGFDRKLSLGKGINALFAGLPGTGKTMASEIIAAELQLDLYKIDLSQMVSKYIGETEKNLNRIFTAAANSNAILLFDEADALFGKRSEVQDAHDRYANIEIGYLLQKIEEYEGIAILTTNFRSSIDNAFVRRLRFIIEFPLPNDRDRHRIWQQIWSDRAPLSDDLDLDLVAKRLEITGAEIRNIAVAAAFLAASEGQSITMRHLLQAIRREYQKLGKILDDLV, from the coding sequence ATGACTCCATTAGAGACGCTACTGCCCCTACTAGAGCGATTGGATGGTTTGATAGAACGTGCGATCGCAGTGGCGCAAACCCTGCACAATGCCGATCGTTCAGAAGAGGTGGACTGCCTGTTAGAGCGAGAGCCAGGTGTTCCCTTATTTGAGCTATCCCATTCAACTGCGGATCGGATTAACAGGGGATCGCGCTTAGACTGGTTGTTGCACACCTTTGCGTTAACTGAGTTCGATCTCGATGCCATCATCATCGCTTTAGCTCCCCACCTCGATCGCCGCTATGAACGGCTCTATGCCTATCTACAAGACGATCCGCGCTGTTATCGTCCTAGTGTCGATCTAGCGCTCAATCTTCTGTGTGAAACGGCAGTCGATAAGTTGGAGCAGCGATCGCACTTCACTTCCGACGCTCCGCTCATGCGGCATCACCTACTGCATCTTGTTGGAGATAGCACGTTATTAGCTAAGGAACTTCATCTAGATGGACAAGTCGTTCGTTTCCTATTAGCAGAGTCAGGGTTAGATCCGGTTCTTGCACCTTTTTGTCAGTTGATTCAATCGCCAGAAAGCGAAGCGATCGTAACCCCAGAACTTTTGGCACAAGTCCATCAAGCTTGGCAAACTCAGCAACCGTTGCGGCTGTATTTTCAGGGGCGCGATCGCATCAGTCACCGCCACACTGCAAATCGACTCGCTAATGAAATTGCAACGCCTCTACTCAGTGTCGATCTTCCACGTCTCATTGCAGCAAAAGTCGAAGTTGAATCTATCCTAGAGCGCGTGTTTCGGGAAGCAATGTTTCAAGGCGCATTGTTGTATCTTGAAGGCGTAGAAAGTTTAGAGGGAATGGCGGATCGAAGACTGCGATCGCTGCTTGCGACCAGACAGACTGTGACGCTTCTATCTGGCACTAACGCTTGGACTCCAGGTGTTACTGAGCCGCCGTTAGGACTGGTAACGATCGCTTTTCCACTGCCTAGTTTTGCACGGCGACGGCACGACTGGCAGACTCAGGTATCGGAGGCGATCGGGGAGACTGATTTGGATGCGTTAGCCGATCGCTTTTGTTTGAGTTCGGGGCAAATTGCAGAAGCGATCGCAACTGCACGCAATGTGGCTCAATCAATCGGGAAACCGTTGAGTTTGAATCACTTGTTTACGGCTGCCCGCGCTCAATCGGGGCATGAACTGGAAGGACTCGCTCGCAAAATTGAGCCGAAAAGTAGTTGGAACAATCTAGTTTTGCAGCCCGATCCGTTGGCGCAACTGAAAGAACTTTGCAATCAGGCGAAACATCGACACATTGTGTATGGAGACTGGGGATTCGATCGGAAACTCTCTTTAGGCAAAGGCATTAATGCGCTGTTTGCAGGATTGCCAGGAACCGGAAAAACAATGGCAAGCGAGATTATTGCAGCAGAATTGCAACTCGATCTTTACAAGATCGATTTATCGCAAATGGTGAGTAAGTATATTGGCGAAACCGAAAAGAATCTCAATCGCATTTTTACAGCCGCCGCCAACTCGAATGCAATTTTGCTATTTGATGAGGCGGATGCTTTGTTTGGCAAACGGTCTGAAGTGCAGGATGCCCACGATCGCTATGCCAACATCGAGATCGGTTATCTATTGCAGAAAATTGAGGAATACGAAGGCATTGCCATTTTGACAACGAACTTTCGCAGCAGTATCGATAATGCTTTCGTGCGACGATTGCGGTTTATTATTGAGTTTCCCTTACCGAACGATCGCGATCGCCATCGGATTTGGCAGCAAATTTGGAGCGATCGCGCCCCGTTGAGCGACGATCTCGATCTAGATTTGGTGGCGAAACGGCTAGAAATTACAGGGGCGGAGATTCGTAATATTGCAGTAGCCGCAGCATTTTTAGCCGCAAGTGAAGGGCAATCGATTACGATGCGTCATTTGCTTCAAGCGATTCGGCGGGAGTATCAGAAGCTAGGGAAGATTCTGGACGATCTTGTTTAG
- a CDS encoding putative baseplate assembly protein codes for MSTPPPKIDRRSYEEIVSQTSRLVEKYTSWRAGTTPDAGMALIRIFGRMAALVSDRLNRTPEKNFLAFLDLIGTQIQPPQPAQVPLTFELAAGSPVDAFVPARTQVAAQLPDGEEVVFETEQELVVTTTQIAAAFVIEPDRDRLRDCTDRVTGSVDASFPVFEGDRPIDHHLYFACDELLTLPGQKTVTLSLRSPQAEDLSKFPIIWSVWDGATWQPVVPESGADSVPAIASSSNTWEFVLTQNLPTPVKQTLHGLKAAWLRASLHTPMSMAAVNLPQLSSLDVKVKMTSSGLLLDLCSFNTAAIDISKDFFPFGEQPRFNDTFYIASQDGLARAGAIVTLTVELSDPPPLTVSPSHDLELEWEAWTGKTWQSLNSTAGFKLEDGTKQFTVKGDIKFKLPDTLAAVDVGGETKYWIRVRILRGDYQTAAAQATTITSLQDKVEKASTLLVHDVRGFLPNDSIRIAVGNTQEEREIQDIKLVEQQIILKTALANVYPAGASVMLKSGFGAPSIKTLKLGYEYNSKTVSAQVCAQNEFTFTEPIALPDRPLLAADVAQNSHLLKLNSVEGLTIDAAFTLQNVNQTDAEPVEIEAIDRDRRLLVLKQPLQRSYAKGSTLNPLFRPFVPTRDRRPTLYLNFDKPIANRLTALYFQVEPPLPSDRIDPSATPIQLTVEYASPTGWTTLGIQDETQAFSERGLIQFIAPSDWQERSRFGHSGYWLRLRWEDGKFRLKPRLRRVLTNTMWASQTTTLSPEILGSSSGDPNQTYVTTQSPVLLGLRLEVQENTIPTLEEQAALEAAVGAEVVTIERDPTGQTTAVWVRWQPVPDFYGSTARDRHYTVDYLTGTIQFGDGQAGRVPPPGRNNIRLSYQTGGGDREEFPPQTVNQLKTTIPFVDRVTNLETGGGGAAQESLQAMQERGPKQLRHRGRAATIQDFEDLALEASPDVARAKAIAPEFDPLENDHWLDPHDSAKRDLKLHQSVDRVGMVRLLIVPYSTARQPTPSLALLDRVADYLRSRCAATLNLQVMRPEWQEVVVTAAIVPVSLSGADRVRSRVLQRLEAFLHPLTGGQKGEGWRFGRRPQDSDLYAAIAAVPGVNRVQSLQVSLSQDLPMNTLIFSGTHIVQLVMPSSGGQP; via the coding sequence TGGCAGCAGGTAGTCCCGTAGATGCCTTCGTGCCTGCTCGGACTCAGGTGGCGGCACAGTTGCCGGATGGGGAAGAAGTGGTGTTTGAAACCGAGCAGGAATTGGTAGTGACGACGACACAAATCGCAGCAGCATTTGTGATTGAGCCAGACAGAGATCGCCTGCGAGACTGCACAGATCGAGTTACAGGCAGCGTCGATGCGTCCTTCCCAGTTTTTGAGGGCGATCGACCCATCGACCATCACCTCTATTTTGCCTGCGATGAATTGCTGACACTGCCAGGACAAAAAACTGTCACCCTGAGTTTGCGATCGCCCCAAGCCGAGGATTTGTCAAAGTTCCCTATCATCTGGTCGGTGTGGGATGGTGCAACCTGGCAGCCCGTCGTGCCGGAAAGTGGGGCAGATTCAGTTCCAGCGATCGCATCCTCTAGCAACACCTGGGAATTTGTCCTAACGCAAAACTTGCCGACTCCAGTGAAACAAACCCTGCATGGGTTAAAAGCCGCCTGGTTACGGGCATCGCTCCACACTCCGATGTCGATGGCGGCGGTTAATCTGCCCCAGTTGTCAAGTCTAGATGTCAAAGTGAAGATGACTAGCAGTGGACTGCTGCTAGATCTGTGCAGTTTCAACACTGCTGCGATCGACATCAGCAAAGACTTTTTCCCGTTTGGCGAACAGCCGCGCTTCAACGATACATTTTACATTGCCAGCCAGGATGGATTAGCACGGGCAGGGGCGATCGTCACCTTGACTGTTGAACTGAGCGATCCGCCGCCGCTAACAGTTAGTCCCTCACACGATTTAGAACTGGAGTGGGAAGCCTGGACAGGGAAAACCTGGCAATCCCTCAATAGCACCGCTGGCTTTAAATTGGAAGACGGTACGAAGCAGTTCACTGTCAAGGGTGATATCAAATTTAAGCTGCCAGATACCCTGGCGGCGGTTGATGTGGGCGGAGAGACAAAATACTGGATTCGCGTTCGCATCCTGCGCGGTGATTACCAGACTGCTGCGGCTCAAGCGACAACTATTACCTCACTCCAAGATAAAGTGGAGAAAGCATCAACACTACTCGTGCATGACGTGCGGGGATTTTTGCCGAACGACTCGATTCGGATCGCCGTTGGCAACACTCAGGAAGAAAGGGAAATTCAAGATATTAAACTGGTAGAGCAGCAAATTATTCTAAAAACGGCTTTAGCGAATGTTTATCCAGCAGGGGCAAGTGTAATGCTGAAGTCTGGGTTCGGTGCGCCGTCGATTAAAACGCTGAAGCTGGGCTATGAATACAATTCAAAAACGGTGTCCGCCCAGGTTTGCGCCCAAAACGAGTTTACCTTTACAGAGCCGATCGCACTGCCCGATCGCCCATTACTGGCTGCTGATGTTGCTCAAAACAGTCATTTACTCAAGCTCAACAGCGTTGAGGGCTTGACGATTGACGCTGCATTCACACTCCAAAACGTAAACCAAACCGATGCGGAACCCGTAGAAATTGAAGCGATCGATCGCGATCGCCGCCTACTGGTACTCAAACAACCGTTGCAGCGAAGCTATGCCAAAGGCTCAACCCTGAACCCGCTGTTTCGTCCCTTTGTGCCAACCCGCGATCGCCGTCCTACGTTATATCTTAACTTTGACAAACCCATTGCCAATCGCTTAACTGCGCTGTATTTCCAAGTAGAACCACCCCTGCCGAGCGATCGCATAGATCCGAGTGCCACACCCATCCAGCTCACTGTAGAATACGCTAGTCCCACAGGTTGGACGACGCTGGGAATTCAAGATGAAACCCAGGCTTTTAGCGAACGGGGCTTGATTCAGTTTATTGCGCCATCTGACTGGCAAGAACGATCGCGGTTTGGACATAGTGGTTACTGGCTGCGGCTGCGCTGGGAAGATGGCAAGTTTCGCCTCAAACCTCGACTGCGGCGCGTTCTGACTAATACTATGTGGGCAAGTCAAACCACGACCTTATCGCCGGAAATTCTTGGCTCCAGTAGTGGCGACCCGAATCAAACCTATGTCACTACTCAGTCGCCCGTCTTGCTGGGTCTGCGATTAGAAGTTCAAGAAAATACTATCCCTACACTGGAAGAACAGGCAGCCTTGGAAGCAGCAGTCGGAGCGGAGGTAGTGACGATCGAAAGAGATCCAACTGGGCAGACTACGGCAGTCTGGGTGCGCTGGCAACCCGTTCCTGATTTCTATGGCTCTACTGCCCGCGATCGCCATTATACCGTCGATTACTTGACTGGCACGATTCAGTTTGGTGATGGGCAGGCGGGTCGGGTGCCACCCCCTGGACGCAATAACATTCGCCTGTCTTACCAGACGGGTGGAGGCGATCGCGAAGAGTTTCCGCCCCAGACAGTGAACCAACTCAAGACAACCATTCCCTTTGTCGATCGCGTCACCAACTTAGAGACGGGCGGAGGTGGAGCCGCCCAGGAATCGCTCCAGGCGATGCAGGAGCGCGGTCCGAAGCAACTGCGGCATCGCGGACGAGCCGCGACCATCCAGGATTTTGAAGATCTGGCGTTAGAAGCCTCACCGGATGTGGCGCGGGCAAAGGCAATCGCCCCCGAATTCGACCCGCTAGAAAATGACCACTGGCTCGATCCGCACGATTCAGCAAAACGCGACCTGAAGCTGCATCAGTCCGTCGATCGAGTCGGCATGGTACGGCTGCTGATTGTGCCATACAGCACGGCACGACAGCCCACGCCCAGTCTGGCATTGCTCGATCGCGTAGCAGATTACCTGCGATCTCGCTGTGCAGCCACATTGAATCTGCAAGTCATGCGCCCTGAATGGCAAGAAGTAGTCGTGACTGCGGCAATCGTTCCCGTTTCGCTATCAGGGGCCGATCGAGTGCGATCGCGGGTGCTACAACGGTTGGAAGCGTTTTTGCACCCATTGACGGGAGGGCAAAAGGGGGAAGGCTGGCGATTTGGTCGCCGTCCTCAAGACTCCGATTTGTATGCAGCGATCGCGGCTGTACCAGGGGTCAATCGCGTCCAGTCGCTTCAGGTTTCCCTCAGTCAAGATCTGCCAATGAATACATTAATCTTTTCTGGTACTCACATCGTTCAGTTGGTGATGCCATCATCAGGAGGTCAACCATGA
- a CDS encoding DUF4157 domain-containing protein: MKSPFLLAKSSTKAEKAFALTTLAPASAAHSLEPQHVSSRPIQAKPMFRGLSHELVGEAELNSESSKKPGEPLPIAVQQKMETAFGTDFSKVRIHQGSEAEKLGAIAYTQGEDIHFAPNQYHPLSPTGQQLLGHELAHILQQRARRVAVPQTGIPLNTNATLEREADAMGAKAAMGETVQMVASRSNLSPQSLPRSPLQAMLWRKKRHEAKDDSTLKSLVTLGGGSANPVYKATYNSPIGETVGETDSNVGYFKPAFEPGPQRLLPQGAFAQRIKEEDARMSARAVAASRLDQHLGLDVLSKEVFASHVIDNVLKKGSVSASVTGNPLNQHLYEDEVDAIPDEDMESDKRQDYKLRSDGKYDKFTRTKLANITDIQGNVSEPTQKSFSDLALLDAIMNQTDRHGGNIIFNPATSKVKGIDNDVAFGKKIWETSDAAFSSPYRERPTGDEFGKLTDHAVLLPNLIDRETADKVLKLKGKHLPGILNDGKADREQLSDKEIQATYRRLKAVKNHIKALQKKHLLVGQKGGIFETGWNKTTFDEVMSSKNSSSSYLKHHLEAYKQPRHNQVTEAAYKPKIPSKPKPEVLSKLQKKRELMPPRERGDQEDKGMTELAELLAELEEAKQSLSRD; encoded by the coding sequence ATGAAGTCTCCCTTCCTCCTTGCTAAATCTAGTACTAAGGCTGAGAAAGCTTTTGCTCTAACTACGCTGGCTCCAGCTTCAGCAGCTCACAGTCTAGAGCCACAGCACGTTAGCTCACGTCCGATTCAAGCGAAACCTATGTTTCGAGGATTGTCTCATGAGTTGGTAGGTGAGGCAGAGCTTAACTCAGAGTCTTCTAAAAAGCCAGGTGAACCACTGCCGATCGCGGTGCAGCAAAAAATGGAAACGGCATTTGGGACAGATTTCTCAAAGGTGCGGATTCATCAGGGATCGGAAGCTGAGAAGCTAGGCGCGATCGCATATACCCAAGGTGAAGACATTCATTTTGCGCCCAATCAGTATCATCCCCTCAGTCCAACTGGGCAGCAATTGTTAGGACACGAGTTAGCGCATATTCTTCAGCAACGGGCAAGACGGGTCGCGGTTCCGCAAACTGGAATTCCGTTGAATACCAATGCTACTTTAGAGCGAGAAGCCGATGCAATGGGGGCGAAGGCGGCAATGGGGGAAACGGTGCAGATGGTGGCATCCCGATCAAATCTGTCGCCTCAATCGTTACCGCGATCGCCCTTACAAGCAATGTTATGGCGCAAGAAGCGACACGAAGCTAAGGATGACAGCACACTTAAAAGCCTTGTGACGCTGGGCGGAGGAAGTGCTAATCCAGTCTATAAAGCGACTTACAATAGCCCGATCGGAGAGACAGTCGGAGAGACAGATAGTAACGTTGGCTACTTCAAGCCTGCTTTTGAGCCAGGACCGCAGAGATTGCTTCCACAGGGCGCTTTCGCTCAGAGGATTAAGGAAGAGGATGCCAGAATGAGTGCCCGTGCGGTCGCCGCTTCTCGCTTGGATCAACACTTGGGATTAGATGTACTCTCCAAAGAAGTTTTTGCATCCCATGTCATTGACAACGTTCTAAAGAAAGGCTCAGTCTCTGCTAGTGTAACGGGTAACCCACTAAACCAGCACTTGTATGAAGATGAGGTCGATGCAATTCCAGATGAGGATATGGAGAGTGATAAGAGGCAAGACTATAAACTGAGAAGCGATGGAAAATACGACAAATTTACTCGCACCAAATTGGCGAATATTACAGATATTCAAGGGAACGTCAGTGAGCCGACTCAAAAAAGTTTTTCGGATCTGGCACTCTTAGATGCGATTATGAACCAAACCGATCGACACGGCGGAAACATTATATTTAATCCAGCAACTAGCAAAGTCAAAGGAATTGATAATGACGTAGCCTTCGGCAAAAAAATCTGGGAGACATCCGATGCTGCATTTTCTTCGCCCTATAGAGAAAGACCGACGGGAGATGAGTTCGGCAAACTTACCGATCATGCAGTTCTACTGCCGAATTTAATCGATCGAGAAACGGCTGACAAAGTGCTGAAACTCAAGGGTAAACATTTGCCAGGCATTTTGAATGATGGCAAAGCAGATCGCGAACAATTATCTGATAAGGAAATTCAAGCGACCTATAGGCGGTTAAAAGCAGTCAAAAATCATATTAAAGCGCTCCAAAAAAAGCATCTCTTGGTGGGACAGAAAGGTGGAATATTTGAGACGGGATGGAATAAAACAACGTTTGATGAAGTGATGTCAAGTAAAAACTCTAGCTCTAGCTATCTCAAACATCATCTCGAAGCTTACAAACAACCACGGCATAACCAGGTTACTGAAGCTGCATACAAACCTAAGATTCCCTCTAAACCAAAGCCCGAAGTTCTCTCCAAACTACAGAAAAAAAGAGAATTGATGCCACCCAGAGAGCGGGGCGATCAAGAAGACAAAGGTATGACGGAACTCGCTGAATTGCTGGCAGAGCTTGAGGAAGCCAAACAATCGCTCTCTAGAGATTGA
- a CDS encoding HNH endonuclease: protein MNNYVKVLGDKSPFDGDLIYWSLRLSKHPQMPSTKAKLLKVQKGKCAWCDLHFREGDLLEIDHIQPISCGGKKEWQKSPIITSSLPR from the coding sequence GTGAACAATTATGTCAAAGTCCTGGGTGATAAAAGTCCTTTTGATGGTGACTTAATTTACTGGAGTTTAAGACTAAGCAAACACCCCCAGATGCCTAGCACCAAAGCAAAGCTTCTGAAAGTACAAAAGGGTAAATGTGCTTGGTGCGATTTACATTTTCGAGAAGGCGATTTATTGGAAATTGACCATATTCAACCCATTTCCTGTGGAGGTAAGAAGGAATGGCAAAAATCTCCAATTATTACATCGTCATTGCCACGATAA
- a CDS encoding reverse transcriptase N-terminal domain-containing protein: protein MPKSDSIENTEGWIRINWHQVEKSVFKLQKRIYAASRCGDIKRVRKLQQTLMRSWSNRVLAVRRVTQDNQGKKTAGVDGIKSLSPAARFDLARGLFINGKSKPTRRIWIPKPGKTEFRPLSIPTIFDRAYKR from the coding sequence ATGCCTAAGTCAGATTCAATCGAGAATACTGAGGGATGGATTCGTATTAATTGGCACCAAGTCGAAAAATCCGTCTTTAAGTTGCAAAAACGCATCTACGCCGCTTCACGTTGTGGTGATATCAAGCGAGTCCGTAAACTTCAGCAAACGCTAATGAGGTCTTGGTCGAATCGGGTACTAGCGGTAAGAAGGGTAACACAAGACAACCAAGGGAAAAAGACCGCAGGAGTGGATGGGATTAAATCACTATCCCCAGCAGCACGTTTTGACTTGGCAAGGGGTCTATTCATTAATGGTAAATCCAAACCTACACGTAGGATATGGATACCAAAACCAGGGAAAACCGAATTTAGACCGCTCTCGATACCCACTATTTTTGACCGTGCCTACAAGCGGTAG